A genomic stretch from Georgenia muralis includes:
- the dcd gene encoding dCTP deaminase, which produces MLLSDRDIRTQLDAGRVTLEPYDVEMIQPASIDVRLDKYFRLFDNHRYPVIDPAQDQPDLTRLVDVGPDDPLVLHPGEFVLGATYERVTLPDDIAARLEGKSSLGRLGLLTHSTAGFIDPGFTGHVTLELSNTATMPIMLWPGMKIGQLCFFQLSSAAERPYGSGATGSRYQGQRGPTASRSHVNFHRTPVR; this is translated from the coding sequence GTGCTGCTCTCCGACCGTGACATCCGGACCCAGCTCGACGCCGGCCGGGTGACGCTCGAGCCCTACGACGTCGAGATGATCCAGCCGGCCAGCATCGACGTGCGTCTGGACAAGTACTTCCGCCTCTTCGACAACCACCGGTACCCGGTCATCGACCCGGCGCAGGACCAGCCGGACCTCACCCGTCTCGTCGACGTCGGACCGGACGACCCGCTGGTGCTCCACCCCGGTGAGTTCGTCCTCGGCGCCACCTACGAGCGAGTCACCCTGCCGGACGACATCGCGGCCCGCCTCGAGGGCAAGTCCTCCCTCGGACGCCTGGGCCTGCTCACCCACTCCACGGCCGGGTTCATCGACCCCGGCTTCACCGGGCACGTGACGCTGGAGCTGTCGAACACGGCAACCATGCCGATCATGCTCTGGCCGGGGATGAAGATCGGCCAGCTCTGCTTCTTCCAGCTCTCCTCGGCCGCGGAGCGCCCGTACGGCTCCGGCGCGACCGGGTCGCGGTACCAGGGCCAGCGCGGCCCGACGGCCTCGCGCTCGCACGTGAACTTCCACCGCACACCGGTGCGCTGA
- a CDS encoding DUF664 domain-containing protein: MSSERAGLLAHLDTERDHVLAAVAGLGEDDLTRTVMPSGWSIAQMLNHLTYDVEIFWAGAIVGGDTECIGLVQDGWKAQVTTGAAAVEQYRRRRGRRDAVLAEADLDASPAWWPPRRSSPSRASPTHAPACSGSCWRRPPRRPPRHRRGADRRSPAPRGRVGGSLHRPGGSRPRSRGRQGQLS, from the coding sequence ATGAGTAGCGAACGTGCCGGCCTGCTCGCCCACCTCGACACCGAACGAGATCATGTGCTGGCTGCCGTCGCGGGGCTCGGCGAGGACGACCTGACGCGAACGGTCATGCCATCCGGGTGGTCGATCGCTCAGATGCTCAACCACCTCACGTACGACGTCGAGATCTTCTGGGCCGGCGCGATCGTCGGCGGTGACACGGAGTGCATCGGCCTGGTCCAGGACGGCTGGAAGGCTCAGGTCACCACCGGTGCGGCAGCGGTGGAGCAGTACCGACGCCGGCGGGGCCGCAGGGACGCCGTGCTCGCCGAGGCGGATCTCGACGCCTCCCCCGCCTGGTGGCCCCCGAGGAGGTCTTCCCCGTCCCGCGCTTCGCCGACGCACGCGCCTGCGTGCTCAGGCTCCTGCTGGAGACGGCCACCACGCCGGCCACCTCGACATCGTCGGGGAGCAGATCGACGGTCGCCGGCACCTCGTGGTCGGGTAGGTGGAAGTCTCCACCGTCCCGGTGGCTCCAGACCGAGGTCTCGTGGCCGGCAGGGCCAGCTGAGCTGA
- a CDS encoding glycosyl hydrolase family 95 catalytic domain-containing protein, producing the protein MTRHVIRLDTPAPSFIDSFLLGDGRLGAALRGRPGTEEMDLNLDTLWSGGPGEHGAGPQDAAALAEPGDDDAGVPDVEAPGPVLLTEIRAAIAGGDLARAEQLARRNQSGRWTQAYQPVGRLRWTYATDADGSSYARELDLRDGVARSTHDGVTVETFVSAPAGVLVSRATGAGADGAGTANPEGAVAAVLDTPHPVRTTTTVDGAGRTWTVVTGRAPATCLPGYVDLAEPVAYADDQPEADGSVAAGMGFAVVAVTEAVPGGRRLVVAGATGFRGWDRRPGADVDAIAQTARDQVAAALECRTEDLLAEHVADRRRLVDRVDLDLSASGDDAAAHERAFDLGRHLLVSSSRPGTQAANLQGIWNADARPAWSGNYTTNINLEMAYWPAELLDLAELHTPLLDLARDLAVAGTATARRCYGARGAAVHHNTDLWRFTEPVDGEPQWAAWPSALWWLAHHLVEHVDFAGSGAERAGRTVGAVAVLRAGAAFALDMLVDDGTGTLVVSPSTSPEHRFVLDGGAEVAVGAGAAMDQELVREVLSSYLALAGDDPGEAALAAEARAALPRLREVAVGRAGDLLEWADERRPAEPGHRHVSHLYGAFPGSRITATREPALLEAVRRALALRLANGSGYTGWSQAWILCLAARLRDTALAEHSIDLLLRTLTSASGLDLHPHEDWPEGQVFQIDGNLGVVAGMVELIVQSHDGAVSLLPALPDRWPAGRLTGVRTRGGHRVDVRWSGGHLDAATVTAGDGPLVLEVPERRGPAVVVCGGAAVPTTAVVPAAPGCSRLTFPTRPGAVHSLSFPSR; encoded by the coding sequence ATGACCCGCCACGTCATCCGCCTGGACACCCCCGCGCCCTCCTTCATCGACAGCTTCCTGCTCGGCGACGGGCGCCTGGGGGCCGCCCTGCGCGGCCGGCCGGGCACCGAGGAGATGGACCTCAACCTCGACACCCTGTGGTCCGGTGGGCCGGGTGAGCACGGTGCCGGCCCGCAGGACGCCGCGGCCCTGGCCGAACCGGGCGACGATGACGCCGGCGTGCCGGACGTCGAGGCGCCGGGCCCGGTCCTCCTCACCGAGATCCGGGCCGCGATCGCGGGCGGCGACCTGGCCCGCGCGGAGCAGCTGGCCCGCCGGAACCAGTCGGGCCGCTGGACCCAGGCGTACCAGCCGGTCGGCCGCCTCCGGTGGACGTACGCCACCGACGCGGACGGATCGTCCTACGCCCGCGAGCTGGACCTGCGCGACGGCGTCGCCCGCTCCACGCACGACGGCGTCACGGTCGAGACGTTCGTCTCCGCGCCGGCGGGGGTGCTCGTCTCCCGGGCGACCGGGGCCGGGGCTGACGGCGCGGGCACCGCCAACCCCGAGGGAGCCGTCGCAGCCGTCCTGGACACACCCCACCCCGTCCGCACGACGACCACCGTGGACGGCGCCGGACGGACGTGGACGGTGGTTACCGGACGCGCCCCCGCCACGTGCCTGCCGGGCTACGTCGACCTGGCCGAGCCCGTGGCCTACGCCGACGACCAGCCCGAAGCCGACGGGTCGGTCGCCGCCGGGATGGGCTTCGCGGTCGTCGCGGTCACCGAGGCGGTGCCGGGCGGCCGGCGCCTCGTCGTGGCCGGCGCCACGGGCTTCCGCGGCTGGGACCGGCGCCCCGGAGCCGACGTCGACGCCATCGCGCAGACGGCCCGCGACCAGGTGGCGGCGGCGCTCGAGTGCCGCACCGAGGACCTCCTCGCCGAGCACGTCGCGGACCGCCGTCGTCTCGTCGACCGCGTCGACCTCGACCTCTCGGCGTCGGGCGACGACGCAGCCGCGCACGAGCGCGCCTTCGACCTCGGGCGCCACCTCCTCGTGTCGAGCTCACGACCGGGAACCCAGGCGGCGAACCTCCAGGGCATCTGGAACGCCGACGCACGTCCGGCCTGGAGCGGGAACTACACGACCAACATCAACCTCGAGATGGCCTACTGGCCCGCGGAGCTCCTCGACCTCGCCGAGCTGCACACGCCGTTGCTCGACCTCGCCCGGGACCTCGCCGTCGCCGGCACGGCGACCGCCCGCCGTTGCTACGGCGCGCGCGGCGCCGCCGTCCACCACAACACCGACCTCTGGCGGTTCACCGAGCCCGTGGACGGCGAGCCGCAGTGGGCGGCGTGGCCGTCCGCGCTGTGGTGGCTGGCCCACCACCTCGTCGAGCATGTGGACTTCGCCGGCTCGGGCGCCGAGCGCGCCGGAAGGACCGTCGGTGCCGTGGCCGTGCTGCGAGCCGGTGCCGCGTTCGCGCTCGACATGCTCGTCGACGACGGGACGGGCACCCTGGTGGTCAGCCCCTCCACGTCGCCCGAGCACCGCTTCGTCCTCGACGGCGGCGCCGAGGTGGCCGTGGGTGCCGGCGCGGCGATGGACCAGGAGCTCGTCCGCGAGGTCCTCTCCTCCTACCTCGCCCTGGCCGGGGACGACCCTGGCGAGGCCGCGCTCGCCGCCGAGGCCCGGGCGGCCCTCCCGCGGCTGCGCGAGGTCGCGGTCGGGCGCGCCGGGGACCTGCTCGAGTGGGCGGACGAACGGCGCCCGGCCGAGCCCGGCCACCGGCACGTCTCGCACCTGTACGGGGCGTTCCCGGGCAGCCGGATCACCGCCACCCGGGAGCCGGCCCTGCTCGAGGCCGTCCGCCGGGCCCTGGCGCTCCGCCTGGCGAACGGCAGCGGGTACACGGGATGGAGCCAGGCGTGGATCCTCTGCCTGGCCGCGCGCCTGCGCGACACCGCGCTCGCGGAGCACTCGATCGACCTCCTCCTCCGGACGCTCACCTCGGCCTCCGGCCTCGACCTCCACCCGCACGAGGACTGGCCCGAGGGGCAGGTCTTCCAGATCGACGGGAACCTCGGCGTCGTCGCGGGGATGGTCGAGCTCATCGTGCAGAGCCACGACGGCGCCGTCAGCCTGCTCCCGGCGCTGCCCGACCGCTGGCCCGCCGGCCGGCTCACGGGAGTGCGCACCCGGGGCGGGCACCGGGTCGACGTGCGGTGGAGCGGCGGCCACCTCGACGCGGCGACCGTCACGGCGGGCGACGGGCCCCTGGTCCTGGAGGTGCCCGAGCGCCGGGGGCCGGCGGTGGTCGTCTGCGGGGGCGCCGCGGTGCCGACCACCGCCGTGGTCCCGGCGGCCCCCGGATGCTCCCGGCTGACCTTCCCCACGCGGCCGGGCGCCGTGCACTCCCTCTCGTTCCCGTCCCGGTAG
- a CDS encoding polysaccharide deacetylase family protein, giving the protein MGRSPAGLRRVLATATLALVLGPALAQPGGPVDAAAAAVVSEQESGAPEETTQPSPSVPVPTDDDPTTTLPDESTAPSEEPTAPVEEPTSTPTADPTATPEDPTATPEDPTAPPSEEPTPTEPPPEPTAPDDPTPTPTPTPTPTAEPEPEPAVAATPEEPVAALADLPDSPDPFGQIDSVTVGPERVSATGWAIDADTTGPIIVQMYVDYAANTATWADDTRPDVAVVYPTAGPDHGYTLTMATPAGSHTICVYAVNIGPGASTSLGCRRVSVPAHDPFGTIDAVRVGPEQVTATGWAVDADTTGPIIVQMYVDYAANTATWADDPRPDVARVYPWAGPNHGWTMTMAAAPGTHTVCVYAVDTGAGESRSLGCRKVTVPGHDPFGQIDSVVVGADRVTLSGWAIDADTTGPIIVQMYVDYAANTATWADAPRPDVARVYPWAGPDHGWTLSMPVATGTHTVCVYAVDTGPGESRSLGCRVVRLAPDCDVLRCIALTFDDGPGASTNRLLDVLTGAGARATFFLVGSRVDSYATVVRRMASTGMEVANHSWSHPDLTTLTAPAISSQLSTTSTKISSVTGRRPTLMRPPYGARNATTDSISGQLGMAVILWSIDTLDWRYLDSARLRSVVAANATPGAIVLMHDIHATTVDAVPGIISDLRSRGYTLVTVSELIGSPAPGVVYSRQP; this is encoded by the coding sequence ATGGGCCGCTCCCCCGCAGGCCTGCGCAGGGTCCTTGCGACGGCGACGCTCGCGCTGGTCCTCGGCCCCGCGCTGGCCCAGCCGGGCGGCCCGGTGGACGCGGCCGCCGCCGCCGTCGTGAGCGAACAGGAGTCCGGCGCACCGGAAGAGACGACCCAGCCATCCCCGTCGGTGCCCGTGCCCACCGACGACGACCCGACCACGACGCTCCCGGACGAGTCCACCGCGCCCTCCGAGGAGCCGACCGCGCCGGTCGAAGAACCGACCAGCACCCCGACGGCCGACCCGACCGCCACACCCGAGGACCCGACCGCCACACCCGAGGACCCGACCGCCCCGCCGTCCGAGGAGCCCACTCCGACGGAGCCCCCACCCGAGCCGACCGCACCGGACGACCCGACACCGACGCCGACGCCGACGCCGACGCCGACGGCTGAGCCTGAGCCCGAGCCCGCAGTCGCGGCCACCCCCGAGGAGCCGGTCGCGGCCCTGGCCGACCTGCCCGACTCGCCGGACCCGTTCGGGCAGATCGACTCCGTCACCGTCGGCCCCGAGCGGGTGAGCGCCACCGGGTGGGCGATCGACGCCGACACCACCGGCCCGATCATCGTCCAGATGTACGTCGACTACGCCGCGAACACCGCGACCTGGGCAGACGACACCCGCCCCGACGTCGCCGTCGTCTATCCCACCGCAGGCCCCGACCACGGCTACACGCTCACCATGGCGACGCCTGCCGGCAGCCACACCATCTGTGTCTATGCGGTCAACATCGGCCCCGGCGCGAGCACCTCGCTGGGGTGCCGCCGGGTGAGCGTCCCGGCCCACGACCCGTTCGGCACGATCGACGCCGTCCGCGTCGGCCCGGAGCAGGTCACCGCCACCGGGTGGGCGGTCGACGCCGACACCACCGGCCCGATCATCGTGCAGATGTACGTCGACTACGCCGCGAACACCGCGACATGGGCCGACGACCCCCGCCCGGACGTCGCCCGCGTCTACCCCTGGGCCGGCCCGAACCACGGCTGGACCATGACGATGGCCGCGGCACCGGGCACCCACACGGTGTGCGTCTACGCCGTCGACACCGGCGCGGGCGAGAGCCGGTCGCTGGGCTGCCGGAAGGTCACGGTCCCCGGTCACGACCCCTTCGGCCAGATCGACTCGGTGGTCGTCGGCGCCGACCGGGTCACGCTCTCGGGCTGGGCGATCGACGCCGACACCACCGGCCCGATCATCGTGCAGATGTACGTCGACTACGCCGCGAACACCGCGACATGGGCCGACGCCCCCCGCCCGGACGTCGCCCGGGTCTACCCGTGGGCCGGGCCGGACCACGGCTGGACGCTGTCCATGCCGGTCGCGACGGGCACCCACACCGTGTGCGTGTACGCCGTCGACACCGGCCCCGGCGAGAGCCGGTCCCTGGGCTGCCGGGTGGTCCGGCTCGCGCCCGACTGCGACGTGCTGCGGTGCATCGCGCTGACCTTCGACGACGGCCCGGGCGCCTCCACCAACCGGCTCCTCGACGTCCTCACCGGCGCCGGCGCCCGAGCCACCTTCTTCCTGGTCGGCAGCCGGGTCGACAGCTACGCCACGGTGGTGCGCCGGATGGCCTCGACCGGCATGGAGGTCGCCAACCACTCGTGGAGCCACCCGGACCTCACCACGCTCACCGCCCCGGCGATCAGCTCGCAGCTGTCGACGACGTCGACGAAGATCTCCTCCGTCACCGGCCGGCGCCCGACCCTGATGCGACCGCCCTACGGCGCGCGCAACGCCACGACCGACTCGATCTCGGGCCAGCTCGGAATGGCGGTCATCCTCTGGAGCATCGACACCCTCGACTGGCGGTACCTCGACTCGGCGCGGCTGCGCTCGGTCGTCGCGGCGAACGCCACGCCGGGGGCCATCGTGCTCATGCACGACATCCACGCGACCACCGTCGACGCCGTCCCCGGGATCATCTCCGACCTGCGCAGCCGCGGGTACACCCTCGTCACCGTCTCCGAGCTCATCGGCAGCCCCGCACCCGGGGTGGTGTACTCCCGGCAGCCGTAG
- the arsM gene encoding arsenite methyltransferase codes for MEQQGTTGAEELREQVRAHYAAAAVSVGRAGCCGPQDGAEGGCCGSGGCGAPVEDDPAFGAVLYPRAELELLPVEASLASLGCGNPVAVADLHPGERVLDLGSGGGIDVLLSARRVGPTGFAYGVDMTEEMLDLARANAARAGAANVEFLRGTIEQVPLPDGAVDVVVSNCVVNLSADKPAVLAEMFRVLAAGGRVGISDVVAEDHLTPTQRAERGSHVGCIAGALSRTEYAEGLAAAGFTDVAVTFTHEAAPGMHAAIVRARKPRRIEED; via the coding sequence ATGGAACAGCAGGGGACCACGGGAGCGGAGGAGCTCCGGGAGCAGGTCCGGGCGCACTACGCCGCGGCGGCCGTCTCGGTCGGCCGGGCAGGGTGCTGCGGTCCGCAGGACGGCGCCGAGGGCGGTTGCTGCGGCTCCGGCGGGTGCGGCGCGCCGGTCGAGGATGACCCCGCCTTCGGTGCGGTGCTCTACCCGCGGGCCGAGCTCGAGCTGCTCCCCGTGGAGGCGTCCCTCGCGTCGCTCGGCTGCGGGAACCCCGTCGCGGTCGCCGACCTGCACCCGGGGGAGCGGGTGCTCGACCTCGGCTCCGGCGGCGGGATCGACGTCCTGCTCTCGGCGCGCCGGGTGGGGCCGACGGGCTTCGCCTACGGCGTCGACATGACCGAGGAGATGCTCGACCTCGCCCGGGCGAACGCGGCCAGGGCGGGTGCCGCGAACGTGGAGTTCCTCCGCGGGACCATCGAGCAGGTGCCCCTGCCCGACGGCGCCGTCGACGTCGTCGTCTCGAACTGCGTGGTCAACCTCTCCGCCGACAAGCCGGCAGTGCTCGCCGAGATGTTCCGTGTGCTCGCCGCCGGCGGCCGGGTCGGGATCAGCGACGTCGTCGCCGAGGACCACCTCACCCCCACCCAGCGGGCCGAGCGGGGCAGTCACGTCGGGTGCATCGCCGGTGCGCTCTCGCGGACCGAGTACGCCGAGGGGCTGGCCGCGGCCGGCTTCACCGACGTCGCGGTCACCTTCACCCACGAGGCGGCACCGGGCATGCACGCCGCGATCGTGCGGGCCCGCAAGCCGCGCCGGATCGAGGAGGACTGA
- a CDS encoding ArsR/SmtB family transcription factor, with product MSTPDATPCCAPLTRETISADDAATLAVRLKAIAEPTRLRLLSLIAAGDGGEMCVCDLTGPVGLSQPTVSHHLKVLVDAGVLTREKRGVNMFYTVVPSALDSLAVVLTTSAAAPSPAGA from the coding sequence ATGAGCACCCCCGACGCCACGCCCTGCTGCGCGCCCCTGACCCGGGAGACGATCAGCGCCGACGACGCGGCCACGCTCGCGGTCCGGCTCAAGGCGATCGCCGAGCCCACGCGCCTGCGGCTGCTGTCCCTCATCGCCGCCGGCGACGGCGGGGAGATGTGCGTCTGCGACCTCACGGGGCCGGTAGGCCTGAGCCAGCCCACGGTCTCCCACCACCTCAAGGTCCTGGTGGACGCGGGGGTCCTCACCCGGGAGAAGCGCGGGGTCAACATGTTCTACACCGTCGTCCCCTCGGCGCTCGACTCCCTGGCGGTGGTCCTGACCACGTCCGCCGCGGCGCCGTCCCCGGCCGGCGCCTGA
- a CDS encoding NAD-binding protein codes for MGNPLLLFWYRLFGREIVPAGPVPQEQQMPTAAQASATVFLVLRRMRAPLIVLITIFAVSVLGLMVIPGLDDDGDPYRMGLLDAFYVMSYTATTIGFGEIPHPFTEAQRAWVTVVIYLSVVGWAYALGTLFGLLQDRDFRHALTTQRFVRKVRRMGEPFLLVAGHGQTGQLLGDSLDVLGRRFVVLDTSSERIADLDRDAYHSDVPGLAADPADPGNLLAAGLGHTRCVGVLALTDDDEANLAVTMAASILRPGVPVVARAFTARSAERMRAFGATVINPFDAFGDHLRLAVQAPASYQLRQWLTSLPGEPMPPRRAPLRPGRWVVCGYGRFGQEVTADLRASGVEVTVVDAGTTTSPDLDVQVVDGTEAEMMAAADVATAAGVIAANDDDVANLALVAAARRAHPGVFVVARQNRRPDEALFDAAAIDLVLVPPEVTAHEVLAHLGSDVLLRFLQQIPARGDAWAERLLARLVARGGRRALTIWQLDLAAAPSLLPWLSSGEARLGDLLRDPRDRDHPLAAVALMVVRGARDVCTPDDDFVLAPGDSLLLAGRAGARQDLENIAVDEATREYVVHGREVPSGWFWRRLARRRRPASPGAEGEELVRR; via the coding sequence GTGGGCAACCCGCTCCTGCTGTTCTGGTACCGCCTCTTCGGCCGGGAGATCGTCCCGGCCGGGCCGGTGCCGCAGGAGCAGCAGATGCCCACCGCCGCGCAGGCCAGCGCGACGGTCTTCCTCGTCCTGCGCCGCATGCGGGCCCCGCTCATCGTGCTCATCACGATCTTCGCGGTGAGCGTCCTCGGGCTCATGGTCATCCCGGGCCTCGACGACGACGGCGACCCGTACCGGATGGGCCTGCTCGACGCGTTCTACGTCATGAGCTACACCGCCACGACGATCGGCTTCGGCGAGATCCCGCACCCGTTCACCGAGGCGCAGCGGGCCTGGGTGACGGTCGTGATCTACCTGTCCGTCGTCGGCTGGGCGTACGCGCTCGGCACCCTGTTCGGCCTGCTCCAGGACCGCGACTTCCGCCACGCGCTGACCACCCAGCGGTTCGTGCGCAAGGTCCGGCGGATGGGCGAGCCGTTCCTCCTCGTGGCCGGGCACGGCCAGACCGGCCAGCTCCTCGGCGACTCCCTCGACGTCCTCGGCAGGCGCTTCGTCGTCCTGGACACCTCGAGCGAGCGCATCGCCGACCTCGACCGCGACGCGTACCACTCCGACGTCCCGGGGCTGGCGGCCGACCCGGCCGACCCCGGGAACCTCCTCGCGGCCGGGCTCGGCCACACCCGGTGCGTGGGGGTCCTCGCGCTCACCGACGACGACGAGGCGAACCTGGCGGTGACGATGGCCGCGAGCATCCTGCGCCCGGGGGTCCCGGTGGTCGCGCGGGCCTTCACCGCCCGCTCGGCCGAGCGCATGCGCGCCTTCGGTGCGACGGTCATCAACCCGTTCGACGCCTTCGGGGACCACCTCCGTCTCGCGGTGCAGGCCCCGGCGTCGTACCAGCTGCGCCAGTGGCTGACGTCCCTGCCGGGCGAGCCCATGCCGCCGCGCCGGGCACCGCTGCGGCCGGGACGGTGGGTGGTCTGCGGGTACGGGCGGTTCGGTCAGGAGGTGACCGCGGACCTGCGGGCGAGCGGGGTGGAGGTCACGGTCGTCGACGCGGGGACGACGACGAGCCCGGACCTGGACGTCCAGGTCGTGGACGGCACGGAGGCCGAGATGATGGCCGCGGCCGACGTCGCCACGGCCGCCGGGGTCATCGCCGCCAACGACGACGACGTCGCCAACCTCGCCCTGGTCGCGGCCGCGCGCCGCGCCCACCCGGGCGTCTTCGTCGTCGCCCGGCAGAACCGCCGGCCCGACGAGGCGCTGTTCGACGCCGCCGCGATCGACCTCGTGCTGGTCCCGCCCGAGGTCACCGCGCACGAGGTCCTCGCCCACCTCGGCAGCGACGTGCTGCTGCGGTTCCTCCAGCAGATCCCCGCGCGCGGAGACGCCTGGGCCGAGCGGCTCCTCGCCCGGCTGGTCGCGCGCGGCGGACGCCGCGCCCTGACGATCTGGCAGCTCGACCTCGCCGCCGCGCCGTCGCTGCTGCCCTGGCTGAGCAGCGGTGAGGCGCGCCTGGGCGACCTCCTCCGGGACCCGCGCGACCGCGACCACCCGCTCGCCGCGGTGGCGCTGATGGTCGTGCGCGGGGCGCGGGACGTCTGCACGCCGGACGACGACTTCGTCCTCGCGCCGGGCGACTCGCTGCTCCTGGCCGGGCGGGCCGGGGCGCGTCAGGACCTGGAGAACATCGCCGTGGACGAGGCCACCCGCGAGTACGTCGTCCACGGCCGCGAGGTGCCCTCGGGCTGGTTCTGGCGCCGGCTCGCCCGTCGGCGGCGCCCGGCCAGCCCGGGCGCCGAGGGCGAGGAGCTGGTCAGGCGCTGA
- a CDS encoding DUF6394 family protein gives MNLEKVIFGFFVVLAATLNFGFFIGPIDDPALHNVYELFAAVVVNLVATVLKFGDRTQIGAVHLATSLVADLQLIAAAAVWAYASSVTDGPLSVEAISSVVSLSGGALLANLVSITLLLVETVSFHRR, from the coding sequence ATGAACCTCGAGAAGGTCATCTTCGGGTTCTTCGTCGTCCTCGCGGCCACGCTGAACTTCGGGTTCTTCATCGGCCCCATCGACGACCCGGCGCTCCACAACGTCTACGAGCTCTTCGCGGCGGTGGTGGTCAACCTCGTCGCCACGGTGCTGAAGTTCGGTGACCGCACGCAGATCGGTGCCGTCCACCTCGCCACCAGCCTCGTGGCCGACCTCCAGCTCATCGCGGCGGCCGCCGTGTGGGCCTACGCCTCCTCGGTGACCGACGGCCCGCTGAGCGTCGAGGCCATCTCCTCGGTCGTCTCCCTCTCGGGGGGTGCGCTGCTGGCGAACCTCGTCTCCATCACGCTGCTCCTCGTCGAGACCGTCTCGTTCCACCGCCGCTAA
- a CDS encoding STAS domain-containing protein — protein MLTSPTRTRLVLAGELDISHNRELREAVRSVLALDLPVDVDMRNLTFMDSSALAAFSRLAYRSSARPRLIQPPDVVVFLLEVTAMGDVVEVLDHDPGFPGGPEAGDGTLSADDVPADEVPAHDVPEDDVATDAV, from the coding sequence GTGCTCACGTCCCCCACCCGGACGAGGCTGGTGCTGGCCGGCGAGCTCGACATCAGTCACAACCGCGAGCTGCGCGAGGCGGTGCGCTCGGTCCTCGCGCTGGACCTGCCGGTCGACGTCGACATGCGCAACCTCACCTTCATGGACTCCTCGGCGCTCGCCGCGTTCAGCCGGCTCGCCTACCGCTCGTCCGCGCGGCCCCGGCTCATCCAGCCGCCCGACGTCGTCGTCTTCCTGCTCGAGGTCACCGCCATGGGCGACGTCGTCGAGGTCCTCGACCACGACCCGGGCTTCCCGGGCGGGCCGGAGGCCGGTGACGGCACCTTGTCCGCCGACGACGTCCCGGCCGACGAGGTCCCCGCCCACGACGTCCCCGAGGACGACGTCGCCACCGACGCCGTCTGA
- a CDS encoding M50 family metallopeptidase: protein MESWWEQAWARLQPVAPVPDGATSGLVVLAVGVAALVVPPLWRASRVLVTVVHELGHGLVGVAVGRRFTGLVLRADMSGHAVTVGRARGGGLVLSTWAGYPAPAVVGAVALHLATAGWAGPVLAATTAVLLAALVRVRSLYTSVVVVALVLATASLWWWGDPLLRAQALAGLGLFLLLGAWRHVGAVLHAGRGSDPAVLARLTRVPAALWVLSFVVVLAGASWWALAPVRLLSGW from the coding sequence GTGGAGTCGTGGTGGGAGCAGGCGTGGGCGAGGCTCCAGCCGGTCGCACCCGTCCCGGACGGGGCGACGAGCGGGCTGGTCGTGCTCGCGGTCGGCGTCGCCGCCCTCGTCGTGCCGCCGCTGTGGCGAGCCTCCCGCGTGCTCGTCACGGTGGTCCACGAGCTCGGGCACGGCCTGGTCGGCGTCGCCGTCGGCCGGCGGTTCACCGGCCTGGTGCTGCGCGCGGACATGTCCGGGCACGCGGTGACGGTCGGGCGGGCCCGCGGCGGCGGCCTCGTCCTGTCGACGTGGGCCGGGTACCCGGCGCCCGCCGTGGTGGGCGCCGTCGCCCTCCACCTCGCCACGGCCGGCTGGGCCGGACCGGTCCTCGCGGCGACGACGGCGGTGCTGCTCGCCGCGCTCGTGCGGGTCCGGTCGCTCTACACCTCCGTCGTCGTGGTGGCGCTGGTGCTCGCGACCGCGTCGCTGTGGTGGTGGGGCGACCCGCTCCTGCGGGCCCAGGCGCTCGCGGGCCTGGGCCTGTTCCTCCTGCTGGGGGCCTGGCGGCACGTCGGTGCCGTCCTCCACGCCGGCCGCGGCTCCGACCCCGCCGTCCTCGCCCGGCTCACCCGCGTCCCGGCCGCGCTGTGGGTGCTGAGCTTCGTCGTCGTCCTCGCCGGGGCGAGCTGGTGGGCGCTGGCCCCGGTGCGGCTGCTCTCCGGCTGGTGA